In Bradyrhizobium sp. 195, the sequence GCAGCGCAACCATGATCGCCTACCTCGCCGAAGGCGCGCTTGGCGCGCCGGTATTTGCCGGGCCGGTGGGTGGCATTGCACCGCTGCTCGGCCCGACCGCGGGATATCTTTTCGGTTTCATTGCGGCCGCATTCGTGACCGGCTGGCTCGCCGAGCGCGGCTGGGATCGCAGCATGCCGCTTTTGTTTGCAGCAATGGCTGTAGGCCATATCGTCATTCTGGCCGCCGGCTTCGGCTGGCTGGCGTTCGGCCTCGGGTTGGGTGTTGCGAAATCCTGGCAGGTCGGCATCGTGCCGTTCGTTGCGGCTTCGCTGGTCAAGAAC encodes:
- a CDS encoding biotin transporter BioY translates to MWPTRPGETVGAVRAVVLIALGTALMALSAKVSLPLPYVPMTLQTLVVLMIGAAYGWRLGSATMIAYLAEGALGAPVFAGPVGGIAPLLGPTAGYLFGFIAAAFVTGWLAERGWDRSMPLLFAAMAVGHIVILAAGFGWLAFGLGLGVAKSWQVGIVPFVAASLVKNALGATLMPAARRLIERRR